The DNA region CCTTATGATTGGTtattttgatttagaaaaattCTCAACCTAGAATTAAAAAGGTGGGGGCATCCTCATTTTTTGAGTTTCTTGACATTCTTCAGAAAACTCTCCCTACTCACCCAGTGTTAGAAATGACTCAATCTGTTTGGCCTGGCTTTAGGGATAATAATCATTGTCTTGTCCTTGTGACCGCGAAGACTAAGCAAAGAGGACATCACATAGCACGATGCACAGCACCACCCAGTGGCCAACCAATTCAGCAGCTCCTTGGAAATAAACAGGATCCAGACAGGAGGGCCTCTCTCTCAGAGGTGAATTGCCTACCCAAGCATGAAAGAACAAGGAGGATTCAACTTCCGCAGAATTGAATCCATCACAGGTGGGTCTTGTCATACTTTGTTAACATTCCTTCTGGAGAGATCACACTATTTATAGGGCAAGGAAATGAAGTTTGGCGTATGTTAAGGACACTTGGCTCTTTTTGGCAGATCTCTAGCAATGCAGTGAGCTGTTTTTGAAAGTTAAGTAGGAATTTAGAAAGCTCAAGAAACATTATCAGAAAATAGGTGGCACAAATTATCCTCTCTATGAGAAGTGTAGAAAGTCTAAGGAGTCTAAGGAGAATTCAATTTCTGAATATGCTAAACACAACTTTCTATACCACTTCCTAAAGGTTCTCTTCCCCCAGTAGggaaatggtatttttctttttctagatatatAACAAACAGATTTCTGgtaaatttttcattctttggagCTGCTGATTATCAcatgacattttattataaaaatacttgcTGACTGGACATTTGAAAACTGCAGAAAAGTAGAAATTAACAGTGAGGGGAAAACATAGTCCATAGTCCCTCTACTAAACATGGCCCCTGCTACTGGGTTATTATTCAGCACACATCTACCCTGAGCACAAACTGTGGAACTAGATTTGCCTTGCTTTAAATCTCAACTGGGCCATTTAATAACTGTGAATCGGAAAAGCGGCTTCATCTTCTCAGTGGCCCAGTTTCCTCATCGCTAGGATGGGGATAATTAATAGCTCTGCTGCATGGGGTTGTTATGAGAATGAAGCaaattaatatatgcaaagttTTCAGAACAGTGCCTGTATCTTGTAAACACTGTATTTGTTAGCGATTTCTTTCCCACTCCTCCATTTCCTCCAACTCCTTCCTGCTATCAGATATTATGCACCAGGCATCCTgctaaaaacaagtatttttgtgtttctttccggTTTTCATCTCTCATGGTTCCTTTCTGCCATTTCTTAATAGCTGAAACTGTACTCCAAATGtaattttgtatctttaaatGTGACATCACAATTTGGTtagtgcaattttattttttttgatgtttatttatttttaagaaagacagtgcacgagtgggggaggggcacagagagagagacatggaatccgaagcaggctccagctgctctgagctgtcagcacagagcctgatgcggggctcaaactcacgaactgcgagatcatgatctgagccaaagtcggatgcttaaccaactgagccacccaggtgcccctttgttaGTGCAATTTTAAATGAGTGGTAAGTAGTATTGTCTTAATGCTACTATTTAGCCTTGTATAAGATGATACACAATTTGGGTATATAGATTTTATTAACatacaaatgaaagaaacattttttttttaatgaaacacaaacgttccttttcctttcccaaaacaaaagaacaggacATATTTTTGAATCCtaaatttctggttttattttcattttggctagtagagtcattttttttttctctctttcttatcaAGCACCACCTATGCATCTAAGTatagggtatgatgctaagtacTGGGGATGTAACAATGAATAAGGCAATTTCCTGAATAAATTTGAAGTCTGAGATACTCAAAATGATGAAGGCATACTGGGAAGAGCAATCAACTCTGCCTGAGAAAGTTGAAATCTGAGCTGGTACTGAAGGATATATAGGAATTTTCTGGGAAGGAAGGATGTGGAATAATGTATTCTGGGAAGAAGAGTCAGCAGTGAGTAAGTTTAGAAGTTGGGAATTGTCCATAAAGCAGAGAGTATTGTTCATAAAGAAGTGTAATGTGCATGGTGGAGCAGGAGGCATGATGGGAAATCAGACTGACAATGCAGCTTAGGTCCAGAAATGAAACTCAAGTTTATAACTTATCCAATAGAAAATAAGGGAAGAGGTATAGGCTCTAAACTCTAGAAGGAAACTGTTCAGGTAGATAATGGTGGCAGTGGAGCACGAACAGGAAGAGCACTAGATTGGAGGTACTGACATTAGTGATGAGGCCAGTGCAAAGGTTAATTAAAATCCAGTGACTAGAAAGGTGGCCAGATTCAAGGTATGTTCTAAAGATGCAAAAACTCCCAATTGGAAGTAGGGTAtgacagcaaaggaaagagaaagacttaAACATTTCTAGCTTTTACAAACATCCAGTCATAAAATCAatgtcatggggatgtaatgtaaagtgtggtgactataattaacaacactgtgttgtatatttgaaagctgctaagagagtggatcttaaaagttctctttacaagaaaaaaaaactgtaactatgtatggtgatggatgttaattaggcttattgtggtgaccactttgcaatatatacacatattgaaTCATtgtactgtacacctgaaactaatatattttatatcaattatatctcaattaaaaaaaaaggttcctaACTTTGAGTAAACAGAGATGAcattaaaagactgaaaatatgaaaggcaaagcagtttgggatgggagggaggagagaagattGAAAGGAGGTGTTTTAGACGTGTATAGCTAAGCCACTGAGATGGGCAAGAGAGACTGCAGTTGGAAATACAGGTCTAGGGCTTGGGAGAGAAACAGGGGTTGTAATATTAGCTTTAGGATTATAATCGAAACCGTAGGAACAAAGGAGATGATCTGGTTAGagtacaaagacaaaaaaaggtCCAAGAATGAAATTCTGTGGAATCCTCAGGCAGGTAGGAAGGGGACTTAGCAAAATGATAGGCAACAGTGAGAGAACAGAAGAAACAGTGCTGCTGCAGAAGGCCGTGGAGGGACGGTCATCATGTCCAGTGATGGAGGAGACAACTCATTGAGGGGCAGTTCTGTGACTTCAACTATAGGTGACCCTAGCAAAAAAGCAGTTTGAAGCTGAAGAGTGAATGGGGAGAAAGCAATCAGGGAGCGACAGCAGACTCCTCTTCCAGGGGGTTTGCTGGGAGAAGTGTGGGACAGCAGACACAAGAAGGGCAAACTATGCGGGTGAAGTATCGTAATGGCGAAGATTTGAGAATTTCTGTAGAGCAAAAGGCCTGATAGTTTATTAACAGAGCATAGGACATTTACTACAGCCATTGGTCTGAAATTAACAAGATTATTAAAACACGTTAAGGACTATTCCTATATATATCTGCATGTCCCTCTTAGATGGGAACGTAAAGCTTTACCTTTAATTTGGAGATGGGGGAGAATCCCAACTTGGATTTGTTTCAAAGCTTTTGTTTTGATGTACAAGCAGTGCTAAGGATATAACTGAGATAAGGATGCAGGTAGGTAACTTCAGCTGCCCACTTCCTGCTTGTGTATCACAAACATTTTGGTGGCCTCAGCAGCTCTAGCAACTGAAATGTCCAAAAAGCAGAGTATTGTGGACTCTCCctccattaaaacaaacaaaaaagctctgGGTATTTCAGCATCTAGAAATTATTTAAGGTGAAAATCCTGTTTGTAAGGAAGCCACATCACTCAGGCCTAATGTATGGGTTTTGGGCCTTGAGTGTCGGGCTGTGCCCACTCTGGGGCAGTCTTGCTTTACCATTATGGTCGGCTAGGGTCCTTCATGACAAAAACTGGCAGGCCTATAGCAGAGGTGTCAAAGCAAAACACATAATGCGAGCAAGGTTTCTTTCCCTTACTCACGTTCATTGAACACAGGTATAATAAGCATACCATTAATACTCCTCTGCAGTCCACAAACTTGTCTTTAAAAGGCAAAGCAATTTTAAGAGATGTTTTTGACCAACAGCCCCATCCACTCAGCTAattctcttgattttcttctttatgaacaTCTGCACAAAAACACCATATTATCAATGGTGGCAAGGGGTGTTATCTTCAGAGAACCTTAGCAGGGTGAGCCCAGGTAAAATCTCAAGGTTTATTGCACTTGTGAAATTTTCACTCAGGGTGAGTTTCTTGAGAGGCATCATTAGGGATGGACATTTCATATCTAATATGCAGGGCAGAACAACACTTTCAGACTTAGAGACTGCTTATAATATTCCATGTGGATTTGAGATTTTGGCTGTATccataaacacagaaaagaatatgTAACAAGACAAATTAGTAAATCTCTGAAATAGTGTTTAATCTAGAGAgatataagcatttttttttaaaggtgatgtCAAATGGCACTTGGTTATCTTTAGCATGTTTTAGAAATCCTAAAACAGTATacggtctttttatttttaacttactattattatttttaaaagattttaagtaatctctacaccccgtgtggggcttgaactcaccatccctaggtcaagaatcacatgctcctctgagccagccagacaccccagtaTATGGTCTTCTGACTTCAAATTTGTTGCTTTAATTTCTCATGTTCTATGAACTTTCAGGAGGTGGTAAGATCtcaatagaatattttattaatctcttGAAAGATGTTGGATTCTCCATCTTAGTATGCCTGTCTTTTAGAGTAGATGCTAAATATAAATACTGCTGAAAAAGCAATTGAGGCCATTGACAAAGGGCAATTATTTGGATACCTTTGACGGCAGGCACCTCACACAACTTTGTGTTTTAGGCCAAGGAAGTGCTGAAAATTCCTTTCCTGATTTTATATGCTTAGGTCCTAGAGCAAAAGCTTGATCTAATTTTGTCTATGCTAGACAAAGAATATTGCTACGAGGTAATACAGAAGTCAGTGATTTCAGTGTTTTACTACTATGTGAATATGTAAGACGAACTGCAGTTTAGAAATAATCTGGCACATTGCTGGATAACACAACTCCTAACTCATTAATACTTGGAAAAACTAAGTAGGTACTttgaacatgaaatgtattttgtattttccatagAATTGTATGTCCTTGCCTTTAACACAAAACTAAAATGaattttagtagtttttaaatCATCAGTATAAacatttcttcagtttcttatACTTATAGCCTCttaatttcaatatatatatttctatacaccTATGTGTGGCTATTTACAGTGTTATCCACCAGGTTATTTAATGGTAACTTTGGTCTAATTAATTGGTGATACTGTCCTAATCACCTCATAGTGACAAGAGGAGAAAGAGCTAGGTCCTTACAAAATGCATTTGATTGTTGTTCACTTTTGCTAATGAGTCTGAAAATGCCTGATTTTGATCAGAAACTTGTTGCAACTAGAGTTTCTGAGTGTACCTTAAAGTACATAAAAATTaccagtgacaaagaaaaaaagctgttaTTACATTTAATAGTGTTAATTTTGAAGACATTTCAAACTTCCATGAAGGATAACCTACAAGTGATGTGTTCCATGTAGAAACCACTACAAATTTTGGttagtttaagaaacaaagtgtTCCAACAAATGTTCTCAACATTACTTTCATTAGAAACACGAAgagaatttttataattgtttgagGTGCTGTAATACGTCAAGTGATACTCCCAGCTGTTTGACCAAACTGGCTGTCTGTTCTAAAATCCATGTGAGGCTTGGGTTTTCAGAATGTGGCTGCTCTTGTATTCTACAACATTCTAGAGATGAACAATCTGCCTCACTAAGACTCTTGCCACAGTTTTTGTGAAGCTCAGCATTATTTTCACAGAGTCTTTCATCTTTACCTTCATCCATCTTTTTCTCAGCTGGAGCTACATGACCAAGGTCCATATCCTGAATAGAGTCCAACAAATCTACCACATGGGCTGAGACGTGATTGATTTCAGATGTTTGAGCACATACTCTTCACACTGGCCAACTGCATCCAGAAGACTATTTATTTTACTGATCAGAGCCGAACCATTATCATGAAGGTGACACCAGGAGAGCAAAGCactgaatgaaaatataaacaagagttaaacaggaaaaaaaatgaaccaatcagAGGCTTTTTGAATTTCTGATGCTAAACCCTACATGCTTCTTTTCCATATAACACCAtgcaaaaagaaatcaataatgaTGCAAGTCAGAATCAGGAAAGTAATggtaaaatggattttaaaatatataaagatattatcttttgataaaaattaaacaactggGAGTAACCATTTAGAGTGCTTATAATTCCTAAGACCTCTTTCACAATTCCATCCACTTTTCTTGATTTTAGGTTTTCTCTTTGTGACTGTGTAGCTTCCACTTAAAAGGGATGCAACTCAGAGAAGAGATCACAAAACTTAGTT from Panthera leo isolate Ple1 chromosome A2, P.leo_Ple1_pat1.1, whole genome shotgun sequence includes:
- the YAE1 gene encoding LOW QUALITY PROTEIN: protein YAE1 homolog (The sequence of the model RefSeq protein was modified relative to this genomic sequence to represent the inferred CDS: inserted 1 base in 1 codon), whose product is MSWVQSTPLVHGPGEEGDVFDEEADESLLVQREWQSHMLRRVKEGYRDGIDAGKAVTLQQGFNQGYKEGAEVIINYGQLRGTLSALLSWCHLHDNGSALISKINSLLDAVGQCEEYVLKHLKSITXSAHVVDLLDSIQDMDLGHVAPAEKKMDEGKDERLCENNAELHKNCGKSLSEADCSSLECCRIQEQPHSENPSLTWILEQTASLVKQLGVSLDVLQHLKQL